A stretch of the Fusobacterium varium genome encodes the following:
- a CDS encoding putative signal transduction histidine kinase: MKILEKRIHIRIHKTELSLGILMVLISIVLPNFLLYKNFDIYDSLEKSIDFWDKEYLLHAAFGLVFLNTIKSFPIFFSVFLLMDSMEIEINEKLNNTLKVIFGMLIIQIIYFIIYKVYYDMDYYFGKVSMLEMIYLAFHSSNRFKNISLLKRNIVLLLVFTGIQWLDITKYFSVLDYKSTGEIFFDLKNISSLMEADNILNLIGFLFFILFFIFSITLLLVFFEQERRQNIYEKEKDMTKAISDLKLQEVENRYLKEIQYLVHDLKTPLFSMGTLIEILDMQEENEKKKDYYNRIEKSLERCNIMVSEILRDTHKNPIDINKVFNFILSYLSTHKCIEFLNYNNYCTGRKIKVNKIVFSRAITNLIINSYEAFTEYENNKIELTIKDYKKFLLIKIEDYGKGMSEKELENAFINGFSTKNSSGVGLNFVKTVMEEHKCKFFIRNRKKRGIGVYIIMLGEVLGNEE; encoded by the coding sequence ATGAAAATCTTAGAGAAGAGAATTCACATTAGAATTCATAAAACAGAACTTTCATTAGGAATACTAATGGTATTAATAAGTATAGTTCTGCCAAATTTTTTATTATATAAAAATTTTGATATTTATGATTCTCTGGAAAAAAGTATAGACTTTTGGGATAAAGAATACCTTCTTCATGCCGCATTTGGTTTAGTATTTTTAAATACTATAAAATCATTCCCCATATTCTTTTCTGTTTTTCTCCTTATGGATTCAATGGAAATAGAAATAAATGAAAAATTGAATAATACTTTAAAAGTTATCTTTGGAATGTTGATAATTCAAATAATTTATTTTATAATATATAAAGTCTACTATGACATGGATTATTACTTTGGTAAAGTATCTATGCTTGAAATGATTTATCTTGCATTTCATTCAAGCAATCGTTTTAAAAATATCAGTTTACTTAAACGAAATATTGTTCTTCTTCTTGTTTTTACTGGCATTCAATGGCTCGATATTACAAAGTATTTTTCTGTACTAGATTATAAATCAACAGGAGAAATCTTTTTTGATTTAAAAAATATTTCTTCTTTAATGGAAGCTGACAATATTCTAAACTTAATTGGTTTTTTATTTTTTATACTTTTCTTCATTTTTTCTATAACTTTGCTTCTTGTATTCTTTGAACAGGAAAGGCGACAAAATATTTATGAAAAAGAAAAAGACATGACTAAAGCTATTTCAGATTTAAAATTACAGGAAGTTGAAAATAGATATCTAAAAGAAATTCAATACTTAGTACATGATTTGAAAACTCCATTATTTTCTATGGGAACACTCATTGAAATACTTGATATGCAGGAAGAGAATGAAAAGAAAAAAGATTACTATAATAGAATTGAGAAATCTTTAGAAAGATGCAATATAATGGTATCTGAAATTTTAAGAGATACCCACAAGAACCCTATTGATATAAACAAAGTATTTAATTTTATCCTCTCTTATCTCTCCACACATAAATGTATTGAGTTTTTAAATTACAATAATTATTGCACAGGAAGAAAAATAAAAGTTAATAAAATAGTTTTTTCAAGAGCCATTACCAATCTTATTATAAATTCTTATGAAGCTTTTACAGAATATGAAAATAATAAAATTGAACTTACTATAAAAGATTATAAAAAATTTTTACTCATAAAAATTGAAGACTATGGAAAAGGGATGTCTGAAAAAGAACTTGAAAATGCTTTTATAAATGGTTTTTCAACTAAAAATTCCAGTGGAGTAGGATTAAACTTTGTAAAAACAGTTATGGAAGAACATAAATGTAAATTCTTTATTCGAAACAGAAAAAAAAGAGGTATTGGGGTATATATCATTATGCTTGGGGAGGTTTTAGGAAATGAAGAATAA
- a CDS encoding gamma-glutamyltranspeptidase, translating to MISLKKFMKIGSVVVGLMVSVFTVSNAANPDNLYGRHAEGKNGVVAAANPEASKIGVEIMKKGGNAVDAAVATAFAISVFEPNASGIGGGGFMLIRMAKTGKTVVIDYREKAPAKATPDMFVLDENGKVVNDEITVGGKASGVPGTVAGLLTALEKYGTMKRADVMAPAIKHAGEGIIVSKNLEGIIQDNYEKLVKFDAAAAVYLKDGLPYEAGDKLVNKDLAATLTKISKEGKKAFYEGEVAKKIADEVQKQGGLITVEDLKNYTIEEREPVVGKYRDYTIISCPPASSGGTHIVQLLNMVENYDLKAMGDNTPESWHVWAESMKQAFADRAEYMGDTAYVKVPLKGLTSKEYAKELVKKIDLEKAGKDIKIGDPSKYESGSTTHFSVMDKDGNMVAVTQTINYFFGSGVVVPETGIMMNNEMDDFVPQKNMKNSIEGGKRPLSSMSPTLVLDPKNRPLMTIGSPGATRIIPAVALTISNVIDHGMTIQEAINAPRIAQFQSGKLNAEGRISFESYNKLQEMGHEINMRGTYDNYFGGVQGIMMDYNTKTLQGGADPRRDGQAASF from the coding sequence ATGATTTCGTTGAAGAAATTTATGAAAATTGGTAGTGTGGTTGTTGGTTTAATGGTAAGTGTTTTTACTGTGTCTAATGCAGCTAATCCAGATAACCTTTATGGAAGACATGCTGAAGGAAAAAATGGAGTAGTAGCAGCAGCTAATCCAGAGGCTTCTAAAATAGGAGTGGAAATAATGAAAAAGGGTGGAAATGCTGTAGATGCTGCAGTGGCGACAGCGTTTGCTATTAGTGTTTTTGAGCCAAATGCCTCTGGAATCGGTGGTGGAGGATTTATGTTAATCAGAATGGCTAAGACAGGAAAAACAGTAGTCATAGATTATAGAGAAAAAGCTCCAGCCAAAGCTACACCTGATATGTTTGTACTTGATGAAAATGGAAAAGTGGTAAATGATGAAATAACTGTTGGGGGAAAAGCATCAGGAGTTCCTGGAACAGTTGCAGGGCTTTTAACTGCATTGGAAAAATATGGAACTATGAAAAGGGCAGATGTGATGGCTCCAGCTATAAAACATGCAGGAGAAGGAATAATAGTTTCAAAAAATTTAGAAGGAATAATTCAAGATAATTATGAAAAATTAGTGAAATTTGATGCAGCAGCGGCAGTATATCTAAAAGATGGGTTGCCTTATGAAGCTGGAGATAAACTTGTAAATAAAGATTTAGCAGCAACTCTTACAAAGATATCAAAAGAGGGTAAAAAAGCTTTTTATGAGGGTGAAGTAGCTAAAAAGATAGCTGATGAAGTTCAAAAACAAGGAGGACTTATAACTGTTGAAGATCTTAAAAATTATACAATAGAAGAAAGAGAACCAGTAGTTGGAAAATATAGAGATTATACAATTATTTCTTGCCCACCAGCAAGTTCTGGAGGAACTCATATAGTACAGCTTTTAAATATGGTAGAAAATTATGATCTTAAAGCAATGGGAGACAATACTCCTGAAAGCTGGCATGTATGGGCTGAAAGTATGAAACAGGCTTTTGCAGATAGAGCAGAATATATGGGAGATACTGCTTATGTAAAAGTTCCATTAAAAGGTCTTACATCTAAAGAATATGCAAAAGAGCTTGTTAAGAAAATAGATTTAGAAAAAGCTGGGAAAGATATAAAAATTGGAGATCCAAGTAAATATGAAAGTGGAAGTACAACTCACTTTTCTGTAATGGATAAAGATGGAAATATGGTTGCAGTAACTCAAACTATTAACTATTTCTTTGGTTCTGGAGTTGTAGTACCAGAAACTGGAATAATGATGAATAATGAAATGGATGACTTTGTTCCACAAAAAAATATGAAGAACTCTATTGAAGGTGGAAAAAGACCTCTAAGCAGTATGTCACCAACTCTAGTTCTTGATCCTAAAAATAGACCACTTATGACAATTGGTTCTCCAGGGGCTACAAGAATTATACCAGCAGTAGCATTGACTATAAGTAATGTAATAGATCACGGAATGACTATTCAAGAAGCTATTAATGCACCAAGAATAGCACAATTTCAATCTGGGAAATTAAATGCAGAAGGAAGAATATCTTTTGAATCTTATAATAAATTACAAGAAATGGGACATGAAATCAATATGAGAGGAACTTATGATAATTATTTTGGTGGAGTTCAAGGAATAATGATGGATTACAATACAAAAACTCTTCAAGGTGGAGCAGATCCAAGAAGAGATGGACAAGCAGCATCATTCTAA